In Salinarimonas sp., a genomic segment contains:
- the mtnA gene encoding S-methyl-5-thioribose-1-phosphate isomerase has translation MKIHGRHYRTIFPAEDGEGVSIIDQTKLPFDFALERLATLDDAAVAIRDMKVRGAPLIGATAAYGVALAMMRDASDAALAEAVRVLGATRPTAVNLHWALARVERRLAALAPNQRIRAAWTEAEAICDEDVEQNHAIGTHGARLLAEIHARTKKPVNVLTHCNAGWLATVDWGTAMAPIYQAHDAGVPVHVWVDETRPRNQGAALTAYELGAHGVPHTVIVDNAGGHLMQHGRVDICFVGSDRTTAAGDVANKIGTYLKALAAKDNGVPFYVTLPVTTIDWTLGDGVAEIPIEERSAREVTHLTGEDESGAIHTVRVVAPGSEAGNPAFDVTPARLVTGLITERGVCAASREGLAGLYPDYAKTAAE, from the coding sequence ATGAAGATTCACGGACGGCACTACCGCACCATCTTCCCCGCCGAGGACGGCGAGGGCGTCTCGATCATCGACCAGACGAAGCTGCCCTTCGACTTCGCGCTCGAGCGGCTGGCGACGCTGGACGACGCGGCCGTGGCGATCCGCGACATGAAGGTGCGCGGGGCGCCGCTGATCGGGGCCACGGCGGCCTACGGCGTGGCGCTGGCGATGATGCGCGACGCCTCCGACGCGGCGCTCGCGGAAGCCGTGCGCGTTCTCGGCGCGACGCGCCCGACGGCGGTGAACCTGCACTGGGCGCTGGCGCGGGTGGAGCGGCGGCTCGCCGCGCTCGCGCCCAACCAGCGCATCCGGGCCGCCTGGACCGAAGCGGAGGCGATCTGCGACGAGGACGTGGAGCAGAACCACGCCATCGGTACGCACGGCGCGCGGCTGCTGGCCGAGATCCACGCGCGCACGAAGAAGCCGGTGAACGTGCTCACGCACTGCAATGCCGGCTGGCTCGCGACGGTGGACTGGGGCACGGCCATGGCGCCGATCTACCAGGCGCACGATGCCGGCGTGCCGGTCCATGTCTGGGTGGACGAGACCCGTCCGCGCAACCAGGGAGCGGCACTGACCGCCTACGAGCTCGGCGCCCACGGCGTGCCGCACACGGTGATCGTCGACAATGCCGGCGGGCACCTGATGCAGCACGGGCGGGTGGACATCTGCTTCGTCGGCTCCGACCGCACCACGGCGGCGGGCGACGTCGCCAACAAGATCGGCACCTATCTCAAGGCGCTCGCCGCCAAGGACAACGGCGTGCCTTTCTACGTGACGTTGCCGGTGACCACGATCGACTGGACGCTCGGCGACGGCGTGGCCGAGATCCCGATCGAGGAGCGCTCGGCCCGCGAGGTGACGCACCTGACGGGTGAGGACGAGTCGGGCGCGATCCACACCGTGCGGGTGGTCGCGCCCGGGAGCGAGGCGGGGAACCCGGCCTTCGACGTGACGCCGGCGCGGCTCGTCACCGGGCTGATCACCGAGCGCGGCGTTTGCGCGGCCTCCCGCGAGGGGCTGGCCGGGCTCTATCCCGACTATGCGAAGACGGCGGCGGAATGA
- a CDS encoding DUF1778 domain-containing protein, with the protein MERGKRTARADSVRRETTIHVRAPARTRDLIDKAASALGKTRSEFILESARSRAVDVLLDERLFALDETRHAAFLEALDSPPSASARLKALMGRRPAWES; encoded by the coding sequence ATGGAACGGGGCAAGCGCACGGCCCGAGCGGACAGCGTCCGGCGCGAGACGACGATCCACGTGCGGGCGCCGGCGCGCACCCGCGACCTGATCGACAAGGCCGCGAGCGCGCTCGGCAAGACGCGCTCGGAATTCATCCTGGAGAGCGCGCGCTCGCGCGCCGTCGACGTGCTGCTCGACGAGCGGCTGTTCGCGCTCGACGAGACGCGGCATGCCGCCTTCCTCGAGGCGCTCGATTCGCCGCCGTCCGCGAGCGCGCGGCTCAAGGCGCTGATGGGCCGGCGTCCGGCCTGGGAGAGCTGA
- a CDS encoding GNAT family N-acetyltransferase, whose translation MHRSVTVAGATTGLSRPGRLTHECDASAFACGDAVIDAWIRRRALRRDARGARTFAVCEDGRIAGFFCLAAGLVAAPEEPPRPRLPYATPARDPIPVAILRRLAVDAPWQGRGLGADLLMDALQRIVATGAELGVRAVLARAVEDRARAFYAAFGFAAFSDDAETMLLPVETAEGALRAG comes from the coding sequence GTGCACCGCTCCGTCACCGTGGCCGGCGCGACGACCGGCCTCTCGCGACCCGGCCGGCTCACCCATGAATGCGACGCCTCCGCCTTCGCCTGCGGCGACGCCGTGATCGACGCCTGGATCCGCCGCCGTGCCCTGCGGCGCGACGCGCGCGGGGCGCGCACGTTCGCCGTCTGCGAGGACGGTCGGATCGCCGGCTTCTTCTGCCTCGCCGCCGGCTTGGTCGCGGCGCCGGAGGAGCCGCCGCGCCCGCGGCTGCCCTACGCCACGCCCGCCCGCGACCCGATTCCCGTCGCGATCCTGCGCCGGCTCGCCGTCGACGCGCCCTGGCAGGGCAGGGGGCTCGGCGCCGACCTGCTGATGGACGCCCTCCAGCGCATCGTCGCCACCGGCGCCGAGCTCGGCGTCCGCGCCGTCCTCGCCCGCGCCGTGGAGGACCGCGCCCGCGCCTTCTACGCCGCCTTCGGCTTCGCCGCCTTCTCCGACGACGCCGAGACCATGCTGCTCCCGGTGGAGACGGCGGAGGGCGCGCTCAGGGCAGGGTAG
- the ligA gene encoding NAD-dependent DNA ligase LigA has protein sequence MARTSYADLAPSALTARQAKAEHRRLAEEIAGHDVRYHQEDAPTVSDAEYDALRRRLGEIEQRFPELIAQGELGVSERVGAKPAEKFAKVRHRVPMLSLDNAFDDEEVADFVARVKRFLALAETPVFTAEPKIDGLSLSLRYEDGRLVTAATRGDGTEGEDVTANARTVDDIPAEIPEPGAVEVRGEVYLSHADFAAINERQVAAGKPLFANPRNAAAGSLRQLDARITAERPLKFFAYAWGAMSPPAPTQFEAVKRFESWGFRTNPLMARCATLDEMLAHYRRIQQDRADLGYDIDGVVYKVDDLGLQERLGFVSRAPRWALAHKFPPQEAFTVVEAIEINVGRTGSLNPIAKLRPVTVGGVVVSNATLHNEDYIKGIGGGGETIREGRDIRVGDTVIVYRAGDVIPKVMDVVIDKRPPDAAPYIFPTTCPACGSHAVRELNPRTGREDAARRCTGGLICPAQAVERLKHFVSRTAMDIEGLGAERVEDFYRDGLVTRPQDIFTLERRNAQSLTRLESREGWGPQSARNLFAAIDARRTVDLARFVFALGIPHVGETGGKLLARHFGTFETLRETAKRAAGGDEGAYREFIDIDGIGAVVTDALVEFFREGHNEEMLDELLAEVTPQPLAESIDTDSPVAGKTVVFTGTLEQMTRDEAKAMAERLGAKVAGSVSAKTDLVVAGPGAGSKLKKAQDLGVQVTDEDGWFALVGR, from the coding sequence ATGGCCCGCACCTCGTATGCCGATCTCGCCCCCTCGGCTCTCACCGCACGTCAGGCCAAGGCCGAGCACAGGCGGCTCGCGGAGGAGATCGCCGGGCACGACGTGCGCTATCACCAGGAGGACGCGCCCACCGTCTCCGACGCCGAGTACGACGCCCTGCGCCGCCGGCTCGGCGAGATCGAGCAGCGTTTTCCGGAGCTGATCGCCCAGGGCGAGCTCGGCGTCTCCGAGCGGGTCGGCGCGAAGCCGGCGGAGAAGTTCGCCAAGGTGCGCCACCGCGTGCCGATGCTCTCCCTCGACAACGCCTTCGACGACGAGGAGGTGGCGGATTTCGTCGCCCGGGTGAAGCGCTTCCTCGCCCTCGCCGAGACGCCCGTCTTCACCGCCGAGCCGAAGATCGACGGCCTTTCGCTCTCGCTGCGCTACGAGGACGGGCGGCTCGTCACCGCCGCCACCCGCGGCGACGGGACGGAGGGCGAAGACGTCACCGCCAACGCCCGCACGGTCGACGACATCCCCGCCGAGATTCCCGAGCCGGGCGCCGTCGAGGTGCGCGGGGAGGTCTATCTCTCCCACGCCGATTTCGCCGCCATCAACGAACGCCAGGTCGCCGCCGGCAAGCCGCTCTTCGCCAATCCGCGCAACGCCGCCGCCGGCTCGCTGCGCCAGCTCGACGCGCGCATCACCGCCGAGCGGCCGCTGAAGTTCTTCGCCTACGCCTGGGGCGCCATGAGCCCGCCGGCGCCCACGCAATTCGAGGCGGTGAAGCGCTTCGAGTCCTGGGGTTTCCGGACCAATCCCCTGATGGCGCGCTGCGCCACCCTCGATGAGATGCTCGCCCATTACCGCCGCATCCAGCAGGACCGCGCCGATCTCGGCTACGACATCGACGGCGTCGTCTACAAGGTCGACGACCTCGGCCTGCAGGAGCGGCTGGGCTTCGTCTCCCGGGCCCCGCGCTGGGCGCTCGCCCACAAGTTCCCGCCGCAGGAGGCCTTCACGGTGGTGGAGGCGATCGAGATCAATGTCGGCCGCACCGGCTCGCTCAACCCCATCGCGAAGCTGCGGCCCGTGACGGTCGGCGGCGTCGTGGTCTCGAACGCGACGCTCCACAACGAGGACTACATCAAGGGCATCGGCGGCGGCGGCGAGACCATCCGCGAGGGCCGGGACATCCGCGTCGGCGACACCGTGATCGTCTACCGCGCCGGCGACGTCATCCCCAAGGTGATGGACGTCGTCATCGACAAGCGCCCGCCCGACGCCGCGCCCTACATCTTCCCCACCACCTGCCCCGCCTGCGGCAGCCACGCCGTGCGCGAGCTCAACCCGCGCACCGGCCGGGAGGACGCGGCGCGCCGCTGCACCGGCGGGCTGATCTGCCCGGCCCAGGCCGTGGAGCGGCTCAAGCACTTCGTTTCGCGCACCGCCATGGACATCGAGGGATTGGGCGCAGAGCGGGTCGAGGACTTCTACCGCGACGGGCTCGTCACCCGCCCACAGGACATTTTCACGTTGGAGCGCCGCAACGCCCAGAGCCTCACTCGGCTCGAGAGCCGCGAGGGCTGGGGCCCGCAATCCGCCCGCAACCTCTTCGCCGCCATCGATGCGCGCCGCACGGTCGACCTCGCCCGCTTCGTCTTCGCGCTCGGCATCCCCCATGTCGGCGAGACCGGGGGCAAGCTGCTCGCCCGCCATTTCGGCACGTTCGAGACCCTGCGCGAGACCGCCAAGCGCGCCGCCGGCGGCGACGAGGGCGCCTACCGGGAATTCATCGACATCGACGGCATCGGCGCCGTCGTCACCGACGCGCTGGTGGAGTTCTTCCGCGAGGGCCACAACGAGGAGATGCTCGACGAGCTCCTCGCCGAGGTGACGCCCCAGCCGCTCGCGGAGAGCATCGACACCGACAGCCCCGTCGCCGGCAAGACCGTGGTCTTCACCGGCACCCTCGAGCAGATGACCCGCGACGAGGCCAAGGCCATGGCCGAGCGCCTCGGCGCCAAGGTCGCCGGCTCCGTCTCCGCCAAGACCGACCTCGTCGTCGCCGGGCCGGGCGCGGGGTCGAAGCTGAAGAAGGCGCAGGACCTGGGCGTGCAGGTGACGGACGAGGACGGCTGGTTCGCGCTGGTCGGGCGGTAG
- a CDS encoding HpcH/HpaI aldolase/citrate lyase family protein: MTIPADASPIDPLALGATLYMPATRADMLAVAQGAKIGGLRSIVLCLEDAVHETDLGDALANLRALLGRLARLPPAEGAPLLFVRPRSRAMAAEIATLPGAERLAGMVAPKVRPGQVAGWIAALGDSRLMLMPTLETAEAFDPLAMRDFRDELLAEGRGRVLALRIGGNDLLACLGLRRIPGETLYEGPLGAVVAQLVGLMIPAGFALTAPVYDVVRDPATLARETARDVAHGLVGKTAIHPIQVATIHAAFAVSAPEVASAEAVLAEEAKAVFQHEGAMCEPSVHRAWARRVLARAALYGVTEEGWAADAVG, translated from the coding sequence ACATGCCGGCGACGCGGGCCGACATGCTCGCCGTGGCGCAGGGCGCGAAGATCGGCGGCCTGCGCTCCATCGTGCTGTGCCTCGAAGACGCCGTGCACGAGACCGATCTCGGCGACGCGCTGGCGAACTTGCGCGCCCTGCTCGGGCGGCTCGCCCGGCTGCCGCCGGCGGAGGGCGCGCCGCTGCTGTTCGTGCGGCCGCGCTCGCGGGCGATGGCGGCGGAGATCGCGACGCTGCCGGGCGCGGAGCGGCTCGCCGGCATGGTGGCGCCGAAGGTGCGGCCGGGCCAGGTCGCCGGCTGGATCGCGGCGCTGGGCGATAGCCGCCTGATGCTGATGCCGACGCTGGAGACGGCGGAGGCGTTCGACCCGCTCGCCATGCGCGATTTCCGCGACGAGCTCCTGGCGGAGGGGCGCGGGCGGGTGCTCGCGCTGCGCATCGGCGGCAACGACCTCCTCGCCTGCCTGGGGCTGCGGCGCATCCCCGGCGAGACGCTCTACGAGGGGCCGCTCGGGGCGGTGGTGGCGCAGCTCGTCGGGCTGATGATCCCGGCGGGCTTCGCGCTCACCGCACCGGTCTACGACGTCGTGCGCGACCCCGCGACGCTGGCGCGCGAGACGGCGCGGGACGTCGCCCACGGGCTCGTCGGCAAGACGGCGATCCACCCGATCCAGGTGGCGACGATCCATGCCGCCTTCGCGGTGAGCGCGCCGGAGGTGGCGAGCGCCGAGGCCGTGCTGGCCGAGGAGGCGAAGGCCGTTTTCCAGCACGAGGGCGCGATGTGCGAGCCCTCCGTGCACCGGGCCTGGGCGCGCCGCGTGCTGGCGCGGGCGGCGTTGTACGGGGTGACGGAGGAGGGGTGGGCGGCGGACGCGGTGGGGTGA